A region from the Halomarina litorea genome encodes:
- a CDS encoding cold-shock protein, with protein sequence MATGTVDFFNDTGGYGFIKTDESDDDVFFHMEDVGGPDLEEGQEVEFDIEQADKGPRAKNLKRL encoded by the coding sequence ATGGCGACCGGTACGGTTGATTTCTTCAACGACACAGGCGGTTACGGGTTCATCAAGACCGATGAGTCCGACGACGACGTGTTCTTCCACATGGAGGACGTCGGTGGCCCCGACCTCGAGGAGGGCCAGGAAGTGGAGTTCGACATCGAGCAGGCCGACAAGGGCCCGCGTGCGAAGAACCTGAAGAGGCTCTGA
- the uppS gene encoding polyprenyl diphosphate synthase, with amino-acid sequence MVRRVRRLARRLYERVLERELGGVPAHVAVIQDGNRRYADRKGAGTAVGHRAGAETTEAMLDWCAELGIEELTLYAFSTENFERPPEEREELFDLIEDKLYQFADDEKVHEDEVRIRAIGQLDLLPARVREAIEYAETRTADYDSQYLNVALAYGGRAQLLGAARDLAGAIEDGRLASDDIDVAAVEARLAERPARAVDLIIRTGGDERTSNFLPWHANGNEAAVFFCAPYWPEFSRVDFLRAIRTYQSRQESWRRTRSERALALASAVGADRPLVRRLTEKVGDLPELEVDVEAEGEEAESELLAD; translated from the coding sequence ATGGTACGGCGGGTCCGTCGACTGGCACGTCGGCTCTACGAGCGGGTACTCGAACGGGAACTCGGTGGCGTCCCCGCCCACGTCGCGGTCATCCAGGACGGCAACCGGCGCTACGCGGACCGAAAGGGCGCGGGAACGGCGGTCGGCCACCGCGCGGGCGCGGAGACGACGGAGGCGATGCTCGACTGGTGTGCGGAACTCGGCATCGAGGAACTGACGCTGTACGCCTTCTCGACGGAGAACTTCGAGCGCCCCCCCGAGGAGCGCGAGGAACTGTTCGACCTCATCGAGGACAAACTCTACCAGTTCGCCGACGACGAGAAGGTCCACGAGGACGAGGTGCGCATCCGCGCCATCGGCCAACTGGACCTGCTCCCCGCCCGGGTCCGCGAGGCCATCGAGTACGCCGAGACCCGGACCGCCGACTACGACAGCCAGTACCTGAACGTCGCGCTGGCCTACGGCGGCCGCGCGCAACTGCTCGGGGCGGCCCGCGACCTCGCGGGGGCCATCGAGGACGGCCGCCTCGCCAGCGACGACATCGACGTGGCCGCCGTCGAGGCCCGCCTCGCCGAACGACCCGCCCGCGCCGTCGACCTCATCATCCGCACCGGGGGCGACGAGCGCACCTCGAACTTCCTCCCGTGGCACGCCAACGGCAACGAGGCCGCCGTCTTCTTCTGTGCCCCCTACTGGCCAGAGTTCTCGCGCGTGGACTTCCTGCGGGCCATCCGCACCTACCAGTCCAGACAGGAGTCCTGGCGGCGCACCCGGAGCGAACGCGCACTCGCACTCGCCAGCGCCGTCGGCGCGGACCGACCGCTCGTCCGCAGACTCACCGAGAAGGTCGGCGACCTGCCGGAACTGGAAGTCGACGTGGAGGCGGAGGGCGAGGAGGCGGAGTCGGAACTGCTGGCCGACTGA
- a CDS encoding cold-shock protein: MAKGKVAFFNDTGGYGFIETDEADDDVFFHMEDVGGPDLEEGQEVEFDIEQADKGPRAKNLQRL; the protein is encoded by the coding sequence ATGGCGAAAGGAAAAGTGGCGTTCTTCAACGACACTGGCGGTTACGGATTCATCGAGACCGACGAGGCCGACGACGACGTGTTCTTCCACATGGAAGACGTCGGCGGTCCGGACCTCGAAGAGGGGCAGGAGGTCGAGTTCGACATCGAACAGGCCGACAAGGGCCCTCGCGCCAAGAACCTCCAGCGCCTGTAA
- a CDS encoding DUF5778 family protein, which yields MDTVDSDLYERTRALLEPGDIELNGLIVHTEFGGDDEARLHQTTLDVGDVIADHAGKGETYVYSGNDDSRFGLNQHQGLTLKGDEFVWECQQLVRDGTFDVVFYYEADADQDAIVADVEALDAPLRVTSVLGDHDRDGTEGPDDRDD from the coding sequence ATGGACACGGTCGACAGCGACCTCTACGAACGGACCAGAGCGCTCCTCGAACCCGGTGACATCGAACTGAACGGCCTCATCGTCCACACCGAGTTCGGGGGCGACGACGAGGCGCGCCTCCACCAGACGACCCTCGACGTGGGCGACGTCATCGCCGACCACGCCGGGAAGGGCGAGACGTACGTCTACTCGGGCAACGACGACTCCCGGTTCGGCCTGAACCAGCATCAGGGCCTGACCCTGAAAGGGGACGAGTTCGTCTGGGAGTGCCAGCAACTCGTCCGCGACGGGACGTTCGACGTGGTGTTCTACTACGAGGCGGACGCCGACCAGGACGCCATCGTCGCGGACGTGGAGGCCCTCGACGCCCCACTGCGCGTGACGAGCGTCCTCGGCGATCACGACCGTGACGGCACCGAAGGTCCCGACGACCGCGACGACTGA
- a CDS encoding precorrin-2 dehydrogenase/sirohydrochlorin ferrochelatase family protein → MIPLLHDLRGERVLVFGGGPVGARRARTFAEEAAVVVVSPAFADRSFGDASLVRARPAPEDVAGWVGRVAPALVVAATDDEAVNDAAASAARERGLPYNRADRSGGRDHRNVAVPSIVRDGDVVVGLSTGSPALTRELRKRVEGEVEGAGELASLTARLREDLREEYGPEERREALRAVVSSERVWKALGSGDAKAKQIVVEIVSAQLGDSPW, encoded by the coding sequence GTGATTCCGCTCCTCCACGACCTCCGGGGCGAACGCGTCCTCGTCTTCGGCGGCGGGCCCGTCGGCGCGCGGCGGGCGCGGACGTTCGCCGAGGAGGCGGCCGTCGTCGTCGTCAGCCCCGCGTTCGCCGACCGGTCGTTCGGGGACGCTTCGCTCGTCCGTGCCCGCCCCGCCCCCGAGGACGTCGCGGGGTGGGTCGGCCGGGTCGCCCCGGCGCTGGTCGTCGCCGCGACGGACGACGAGGCGGTCAACGACGCCGCGGCGAGCGCCGCCCGCGAACGCGGTCTGCCGTACAACCGGGCGGACCGCTCGGGCGGGCGCGACCACCGGAACGTCGCGGTCCCCTCCATCGTCCGGGACGGCGACGTCGTGGTCGGCCTCTCGACGGGGTCGCCCGCCCTCACGAGGGAACTCAGGAAGCGCGTCGAAGGCGAGGTGGAGGGGGCCGGCGAGTTGGCGTCGCTCACGGCTCGGCTCCGCGAGGATTTGCGGGAGGAGTACGGCCCCGAGGAGCGGCGAGAAGCGCTTAGGGCGGTCGTCTCCTCCGAGCGTGTTTGGAAGGCTTTAGGTTCCGGAGACGCTAAGGCGAAGCAGATAGTGGTCGAAATCGTCTCAGCACAGCTCGGGGACTCTCCATGGTAG
- the ahbB gene encoding siroheme decarboxylase subunit beta: protein MNTTEGLDRIDRAILNAFQGGFPVVERPFEPAAAALRERGVDVTSEELLDRVRRMDEEGVLSRFGALVNAQEIGGTATLVAMHAPEERFDEVAEQVNAHREVAHNYEREHPHLNMWFVVSVADESEVERVLADIEAETGQPTYNLPKVREFRVEAKFLLDGPVPEGDVDLSDHGPDVEPTDETALTPAERDLVLEIQGGLPVTATPYADVAAAIGQDVEWVVRTLKRFDREGKIRRVGVIPNHYALGYTENGMTVWNVPDELVEEVGPAIASLDFVTHCYQRPRHEGVWPYNFFAMTHGRTEAESRERVEQVRERMSEFWDVGDEDWDTLFSTRILKKTGIRLDERASANTR, encoded by the coding sequence ATGAACACGACCGAGGGGCTGGACCGCATCGACCGGGCGATTCTCAACGCCTTCCAGGGCGGGTTCCCGGTCGTCGAGCGGCCCTTCGAGCCCGCGGCGGCGGCCCTGCGCGAACGCGGGGTGGACGTCACGAGTGAGGAACTCCTCGACCGGGTCAGGAGGATGGACGAGGAGGGCGTCCTCTCGCGGTTCGGCGCACTCGTCAACGCACAGGAGATCGGCGGGACCGCGACGCTCGTCGCCATGCACGCCCCCGAGGAGCGGTTCGACGAGGTCGCAGAGCAGGTCAACGCCCACCGCGAGGTGGCCCACAACTACGAGCGCGAACACCCGCACCTGAACATGTGGTTCGTCGTCTCGGTGGCCGACGAATCGGAGGTCGAACGCGTCCTCGCGGACATCGAGGCGGAGACGGGCCAGCCGACGTACAACCTCCCGAAGGTCCGGGAGTTCCGCGTGGAGGCGAAGTTCCTCCTCGACGGCCCCGTCCCGGAGGGGGACGTGGACCTCTCGGACCATGGGCCGGACGTCGAACCCACCGACGAGACGGCCCTCACGCCCGCCGAACGCGACCTGGTTCTGGAGATTCAAGGCGGCCTCCCGGTGACGGCGACGCCCTACGCGGACGTGGCGGCCGCAATCGGGCAGGACGTCGAGTGGGTCGTCCGCACGCTCAAGCGCTTCGACCGCGAGGGGAAGATACGCCGGGTGGGCGTCATCCCGAACCACTACGCGCTCGGGTACACGGAGAACGGGATGACGGTCTGGAACGTCCCCGACGAACTCGTCGAGGAGGTCGGCCCCGCGATAGCCTCGCTCGACTTCGTCACCCACTGCTACCAGCGCCCGCGCCACGAGGGGGTGTGGCCGTACAACTTCTTCGCGATGACCCACGGGCGCACCGAGGCCGAGTCCCGCGAACGCGTCGAGCAGGTCCGCGAGCGCATGAGCGAGTTCTGGGACGTGGGTGACGAGGACTGGGACACGCTGTTCTCGACGCGCATCCTGAAGAAGACGGGCATCCGACTGGACGAGCGCGCGAGCGCGAACACCCGGTGA
- a CDS encoding DUF7344 domain-containing protein — protein MSETRESDDGRVSFTDQRRPTDPTTTDEAFELLGDYRRRQVVTWLQEAERPVAVAELARGVTQHGGDTTRVRLELDQHHLPKLDEALVVEYDREAGTVHAGERLGDLSELVEAALGALE, from the coding sequence GTGAGTGAAACGCGGGAATCAGACGACGGGCGTGTATCGTTTACAGACCAGCGTCGGCCGACCGATCCGACGACCACCGACGAGGCGTTCGAACTGCTCGGCGACTACCGGCGTCGGCAGGTTGTCACGTGGCTTCAGGAGGCGGAGCGGCCGGTGGCCGTCGCCGAACTCGCGAGGGGTGTCACCCAGCACGGCGGCGACACCACCCGAGTCAGGCTGGAACTCGACCAGCACCACCTGCCGAAACTCGACGAGGCGCTCGTCGTCGAGTACGACCGCGAGGCCGGAACCGTCCACGCGGGCGAGCGTCTCGGCGACCTCTCCGAACTCGTCGAGGCGGCGCTCGGGGCGCTCGAGTAG
- a CDS encoding undecaprenyl diphosphate synthase family protein yields the protein MGLYDRYLAARIRRSSAAAPRTIALVITERDLLEHDAYRRLESFLGWAFDGGAERVMVYVSVLDEAAVPTLRRTLADLDAPRPLAVRGPDDEERADAPVQVSIGLGGKAEFANAVRSVTEAVESGELRSEDIDESHIESALVFPTAPDLVIKTGAERLSDFMIWQSVYSELYFTDVNWRDFRKRDYLRAVRDYQDRQRRFGR from the coding sequence GTGGGACTGTACGACCGATACCTCGCGGCGCGCATCCGGCGGAGTTCGGCGGCCGCGCCGCGGACCATCGCGCTGGTCATCACCGAACGCGACCTGCTCGAACACGACGCCTATCGGCGACTGGAGTCGTTCCTCGGGTGGGCGTTCGACGGCGGCGCCGAGCGCGTGATGGTGTACGTCTCGGTGCTCGACGAGGCGGCCGTCCCGACGCTCCGGCGGACCCTCGCCGACCTCGACGCGCCCCGCCCGTTGGCGGTCCGCGGTCCGGACGACGAGGAACGCGCCGACGCGCCCGTGCAGGTCAGCATCGGCCTCGGCGGGAAGGCGGAGTTCGCCAACGCGGTCCGCTCGGTCACCGAGGCCGTCGAGTCCGGGGAGTTACGGAGCGAGGACATCGACGAGAGCCACATCGAGTCGGCGCTCGTCTTCCCGACGGCCCCCGACCTCGTCATCAAGACGGGGGCCGAACGCCTCTCCGATTTCATGATCTGGCAGTCGGTCTACTCGGAACTGTACTTCACCGACGTGAACTGGCGGGACTTCAGGAAACGGGACTACCTCCGGGCGGTGCGGGACTATCAGGACCGACAGCGCAGATTCGGGCGGTAG
- the hemA gene encoding glutamyl-tRNA reductase has product MVGTSVIGGVSVAHEHADLDAIEAACGEGQTETVQSLLRRTDVTEAFALQTCNRAEAYVVTDTEETGRAALDPLVAAVDDDAVEWFDHEASLRHLMRVACGLESLVVGEDQILGQLRDAYATARENGGVGPILDDALTKALHVGERARTETAINEGAVSLGSAAVRLAARRLDLADATALVVGTGEMGTLAARALAEEVDSLVVANRTLARAEHVADTLVCEAEAETTAVGLAALPTALETADLVVTATGADGAVIDADTVATAGETLLIDLAQPRDVAPGTEDMAGVTVRDLDALQSVTDETAERRAAAAREVEDIVDAEFEHLLSQYKRKRADEVIGAMYEGAEGVKRREVARAVSQLEAAGDLTDEQREVVESLADSLVGQLLAAPTKSLRDAAERDDWSTIQTAIRLFDPNSNGTGPLMATGVSPEDIPDARERMPQAVLEQLDD; this is encoded by the coding sequence ATGGTAGGCACCAGCGTCATCGGCGGGGTCAGCGTCGCACACGAGCACGCGGACCTCGACGCCATCGAGGCGGCCTGCGGCGAGGGGCAGACCGAGACTGTCCAGTCCCTCCTCAGGCGGACGGACGTCACGGAAGCGTTCGCCCTCCAGACGTGTAACCGCGCGGAGGCGTACGTCGTCACCGACACCGAGGAGACAGGTCGGGCGGCGCTCGACCCCCTCGTCGCGGCCGTCGACGACGACGCAGTCGAGTGGTTCGACCACGAGGCCTCGCTCAGACACCTCATGCGCGTCGCCTGCGGGCTGGAGTCGCTCGTCGTCGGCGAGGACCAGATCCTCGGCCAGCTCCGCGACGCCTACGCCACCGCCCGCGAGAACGGAGGCGTCGGGCCCATCCTCGACGACGCGCTCACGAAGGCGCTCCACGTCGGCGAGCGCGCCCGCACCGAGACGGCCATCAACGAGGGGGCCGTCTCGCTCGGGAGCGCCGCCGTCAGGCTCGCCGCCCGCCGACTCGACCTCGCGGACGCGACGGCGCTCGTCGTCGGAACGGGCGAGATGGGAACGCTCGCCGCCCGCGCCCTCGCCGAGGAGGTGGACTCGCTCGTCGTCGCCAACCGAACGCTCGCCCGCGCCGAACACGTCGCGGACACGCTCGTCTGTGAGGCGGAGGCGGAGACCACCGCCGTCGGCCTCGCCGCCCTCCCGACGGCACTGGAGACGGCGGACCTCGTCGTCACGGCGACCGGTGCCGACGGCGCCGTCATCGACGCCGACACCGTCGCCACTGCCGGCGAGACGCTCCTCATCGACCTCGCCCAGCCACGCGACGTGGCCCCGGGGACGGAGGACATGGCGGGCGTCACCGTCCGCGATCTGGACGCGCTCCAGTCGGTCACCGACGAGACGGCCGAACGCCGGGCCGCGGCCGCCCGCGAGGTGGAGGACATCGTCGACGCCGAGTTCGAGCACCTCCTCTCGCAGTACAAGCGAAAGCGCGCCGACGAGGTCATCGGCGCGATGTACGAGGGCGCGGAGGGCGTCAAGCGCCGCGAGGTGGCCCGCGCCGTCTCGCAACTGGAGGCCGCCGGCGACCTGACCGACGAACAGCGAGAGGTCGTCGAGTCGCTCGCGGACTCGCTGGTCGGGCAGTTGCTCGCCGCTCCCACGAAGAGCCTCCGGGACGCCGCCGAGCGTGACGACTGGTCGACCATCCAGACGGCCATCCGCCTGTTCGACCCCAACTCGAACGGCACCGGCCCGCTGATGGCCACCGGCGTCTCCCCCGAGGACATCCCCGACGCGCGCGAGAGGATGCCACAGGCCGTCCTCGAACAGCTAGACGACTGA
- a CDS encoding FAD-dependent oxidoreductase gives MEGIEVKPHNQQEAAESLPLISETARVTSVEPMDRRRHADVADAVATLLDAHDEDHLLESGEWGPDPIDWPQVEAALDPASGSTLERKVESLRDRDERPYPMLVDLRFETEGGFEFQPGQYVTVRYEDVSRPYSIASSPTAEDTALAIRHVPDGTLTPMLVDADPGHELEIRGPNGEFLLESPSSRDIVFLATGTGVAPFKSMIDYTFEEGRDVFEDEERDVWLFLGCAWEDDLPYREAFREYDAERENFHFVPTLSREEYLSKWDGETDYVQHTLMKYVDESELADDAPVELREFAAMDPVADRDRRLDPSTMEVYACGLSAMAYGLVDVAESIGVSGRHVHVEGYG, from the coding sequence ATGGAGGGCATCGAGGTCAAGCCGCACAACCAACAGGAGGCCGCCGAGTCGCTCCCGCTCATCTCCGAGACGGCACGGGTGACGAGCGTCGAACCGATGGACCGCCGTCGCCACGCCGACGTGGCGGACGCCGTCGCGACGCTCCTCGACGCTCACGACGAGGACCACCTGCTCGAATCGGGGGAGTGGGGCCCGGACCCCATCGACTGGCCACAGGTTGAGGCGGCGCTCGACCCGGCGTCCGGCAGCACGCTCGAGCGGAAGGTCGAGAGCCTCCGTGACCGCGACGAACGGCCCTATCCCATGCTGGTCGACCTCCGCTTCGAGACCGAGGGGGGCTTCGAGTTCCAGCCCGGCCAGTACGTCACCGTTCGCTACGAGGACGTCTCACGGCCCTACTCCATCGCCAGTTCGCCCACCGCCGAGGACACCGCCCTCGCCATCCGGCACGTCCCCGACGGGACGCTGACCCCGATGCTCGTGGACGCCGACCCCGGCCACGAACTGGAGATTCGCGGCCCGAACGGGGAGTTCCTCCTCGAATCGCCCTCCTCGCGCGATATCGTCTTCCTCGCGACGGGGACGGGCGTCGCGCCGTTCAAGTCGATGATCGACTACACCTTCGAGGAGGGCCGCGACGTCTTCGAGGACGAGGAACGCGACGTGTGGCTCTTCCTCGGGTGTGCGTGGGAGGACGACCTGCCCTACCGCGAGGCCTTCCGCGAGTACGACGCCGAGCGCGAGAACTTCCACTTCGTGCCCACGCTCAGCCGCGAGGAGTACCTCTCGAAGTGGGACGGGGAGACGGACTACGTCCAGCACACGCTGATGAAGTACGTCGACGAGAGCGAACTCGCCGACGACGCCCCCGTGGAACTGCGGGAGTTCGCGGCGATGGACCCCGTCGCCGACCGGGACCGCCGCCTCGACCCGTCGACGATGGAGGTGTACGCCTGCGGCCTCAGCGCGATGGCCTACGGCCTCGTTGACGTCGCCGAGAGCATCGGCGTCTCGGGGCGCCACGTCCACGTGGAAGGGTACGGGTGA
- a CDS encoding DUF92 domain-containing protein: MSITVRRAGAFGVVALLALVAPPLEGRFEPRVEAALAAVPFALVALYALLADDEGYLFDVFARPGDFEEGRLYGLAGFSLAAAGLAIVALRFGMPVAVFVTSVFVLAYGDLAQKGTLDVVGDRFLAISAFAAAGFGAGVLAQFASALLSGGAFDPPQAVFLAASGALLAALLRSMLFERDDPLVMASVALVLWLFTTLPLELTATGVLAGVGVSVALGYVSYALETASVTGMLAGVLLALLSVVLGDFGWFAVLISFFAVGGLSTKFRYEEKRERGIAEDNEGARGSGNVLANSAAALVALVAAAASPMLGLPSRLFLFAFVGSVAAAMSDTLSSEIGGLYDDPRLITTLQRVPPGTDGGVTWQGELAGIAGAAVVAVIAVVAFSLSPLGVVVVVAAGVAGMTVDSLLGATVEGVYVDNKGVNFAATTAAAFVGGALAVATGLVVV; this comes from the coding sequence GTGTCTATCACGGTCCGACGCGCGGGCGCGTTCGGCGTCGTCGCCCTCCTCGCGCTGGTCGCCCCCCCGCTCGAGGGCCGCTTCGAGCCGCGAGTCGAGGCCGCACTCGCCGCCGTCCCCTTCGCGCTGGTCGCCCTCTACGCCCTCCTCGCCGACGACGAGGGCTACCTCTTCGACGTGTTCGCCCGGCCCGGCGACTTCGAGGAGGGCCGCCTCTACGGGCTGGCGGGCTTCTCGCTCGCCGCCGCGGGCCTCGCCATCGTGGCCCTCCGGTTCGGGATGCCGGTCGCGGTGTTCGTCACCAGCGTGTTCGTCCTCGCGTACGGCGACCTCGCCCAGAAGGGGACGCTGGACGTGGTCGGCGACCGCTTTCTCGCCATCTCGGCGTTCGCCGCCGCCGGCTTCGGTGCGGGCGTCCTCGCCCAGTTCGCGAGCGCCTTGCTCTCGGGCGGCGCGTTCGACCCCCCGCAGGCGGTCTTCCTCGCCGCCAGCGGCGCGTTGCTGGCCGCGCTGTTGCGCTCGATGCTGTTCGAGCGCGACGACCCGCTGGTGATGGCCTCCGTGGCGCTCGTCCTCTGGCTGTTCACCACCCTCCCGCTGGAGCTGACGGCGACGGGGGTGCTCGCGGGCGTGGGGGTGAGCGTCGCCCTCGGCTACGTCTCCTACGCGCTGGAGACGGCGTCGGTGACGGGGATGCTCGCGGGCGTGTTGCTCGCCCTCCTCAGCGTCGTGCTCGGCGACTTCGGCTGGTTCGCCGTCCTCATTTCCTTCTTCGCGGTGGGCGGCCTCTCCACGAAGTTCCGCTACGAGGAGAAACGCGAGCGCGGCATCGCCGAGGACAACGAGGGCGCGCGCGGCAGCGGAAACGTCCTCGCCAACAGCGCGGCGGCGCTGGTCGCCCTCGTCGCCGCCGCCGCCAGCCCCATGCTCGGTCTCCCCTCGCGGCTGTTCCTCTTCGCGTTCGTCGGGAGCGTCGCCGCCGCGATGAGCGACACCCTCTCCAGCGAAATCGGCGGCCTCTACGACGACCCGCGCCTCATCACAACCCTCCAGCGGGTGCCCCCCGGAACCGACGGCGGGGTCACGTGGCAGGGGGAACTCGCCGGCATCGCGGGGGCGGCCGTCGTCGCCGTCATCGCCGTCGTCGCCTTCTCGCTCTCGCCGCTGGGCGTCGTGGTCGTCGTCGCCGCCGGCGTCGCCGGGATGACCGTCGACAGCCTCCTCGGTGCGACCGTCGAGGGCGTCTACGTCGACAACAAGGGGGTCAACTTCGCCGCGACGACGGCCGCCGCGTTCGTCGGGGGCGCACTCGCCGTCGCGACGGGACTGGTCGTGGTCTGA